AACTGGTAAAGGCAGTGTAATTAATTCTTTCAACATTTTAAAATCATATTCTAAGCAAAACCCCTTATGCGAATTAGCATAATGACTCCACATTAAAATTGAATCATTCTTTTGAGAAAAACAACTTACTCGAAATGTGCTTCTCACTGTTTTTATAAAGTTCAAACGAGCTTCTTCATTTTTTTTGAAATTTTCTATAAATAATTCATCCTCTTCAATATTTGTTTCTGCTTTGCCAAATATTTTATCTATAGTACTTTTTCTATTCAATATAGTTTCTTTTAAGTCCTCAATTGAATTATCAAATAAAGCCCCACTTACAAATGTATCAAAGGGATCATTAAACCATAACTGTTCGTCTTTAAAATCATCTATAGAATTTTTATTACCAGATCTGTATTTGTACAGTGTCCTTGGTTTATTTGCAACTAAACTTCTATATGCTGTATCACGATCTACATTTTTATAATCCCAAAATAAAGTTCCTAAATCTAAGCTATCCATAAAAAACTCCCCCTTTAACAAACTCTTCTAATAATAAAAGTCCTACAGGACTAAAGTCCCCCAATACTAAGAGGACATTTCAGGCAACATTTAAAACTTTATCAAGAGGGTGAAATGACAGTAAAACAAATCTGTGAAATTACAAATATTTCTCGAGCTTCGATATATCGAAAACTCCTTGAAATTAAAGGGTTAGATTCAATTTAGACAATTCCTTAGCGTTGTTAAATTTTCATAAAAACTTGAAATTTAATGAAATTGAGGGTCTTAACGTTGTTATTCCGCGTTTTCCGGAGCAGCAAGATAAAAAGCTAATAAATACAAGGAAAGATGGAAATAACTCTAATTAGATTACTTGAGAAAATT
The sequence above is a segment of the Candidatus Cetobacterium colombiensis genome. Coding sequences within it:
- a CDS encoding DUF2971 domain-containing protein; protein product: MDSLDLGTLFWDYKNVDRDTAYRSLVANKPRTLYKYRSGNKNSIDDFKDEQLWFNDPFDTFVSGALFDNSIEDLKETILNRKSTIDKIFGKAETNIEEDELFIENFKKNEEARLNFIKTVRSTFRVSCFSQKNDSILMWSHYANSHKGFCLEYDFKMLKELITLPLPVKYCNDLPNDIDDKLKLIFTKSKEWSYEEEWRLVKPAEKCVSQSNIIAPIAIYLGSNMDEQIKKSIMDIAKGKNIKIYKMYLNQNEFKLEAKLIWEPRL
- a CDS encoding helix-turn-helix domain-containing protein, which codes for MLRGHFRQHLKLYQEGEMTVKQICEITNISRASIYRKLLEIKGLDSI